AGACGTGGAGCGAGGTTTGGCAGCCCGCGGATCAATGATGCTTACGGACCGGCGTTCCAACGGATCCTTGACGCGGGCCTTTGAGCGGGAAGGCATACGAGGAAAGCAAGGGCAAGTGGGCGACAAATACGCTTGCTGCAAGCCTTCAAACCGTTCGAGCCATCAAGGGCTCGTGCGCATGGGTTTGCTGCACTTCTGACTGCGAAACGTGCCTTGTCGCGAGTTGATCTTGCTGTTGCTGCTGGTCGAGCTGCCCCAAACGCTCCAGCGAATCGGCCATGGGCTGGTTGGCGGCGTGACGGGCGTTGAGCACGCCGTCTTTGAGCATGGCGCCGTCGAGTTGGCCGTAGCGGATTTGTCCGTCAGCCACCCGAAACAGGTTGATGTCGCTCATGCCCTGCCCTCTGGCGCTGGCGGCAATGGCGTGGGCGGTGTTGTCGAGACCGGTGTTCCACGGCAGGCCGTGTTGTTCTGCCACTTGGCGCACGTGGCGTTCGCTGGCTTCAAGCAGGCTATGGGAGGTGGGCGACAGCGTTCCTGCACCAGCGCGGGCCGGGGCCGAGGAGTGGCGCTTGTTTTCCAGTTCTTCGAGGCGTGCTGGTTCGCCGGGTGGCAGCGGGCCACGAATGAAGTTCACGCTATCGATCACGGTTTCAACCGGATTCCGGCTGACAGCGGTCAGTGAACCGCGGGTGCTCCTGACGTTGCCTCGGTACTCGTCAATGGCTGTGGCGTTGGTTTGGGCGCGCTCGATGGCGGCGGAATCGTTGAGCACCGAGTGGTCTGGCTTGCCTGCGCTATTGGTGTTCACAAAATGGTGCATCTTGTGGCTATCGGCCAGGCTGATGGCAGCGCCCAGGGTATTGTGGGGTGTGGTACCGGTGGCGAAGTTGACGGGGCTGTAGCCTCGCAGCCGGTCGCTCCAGTGGGTAGTGTTGTCGAACCCTTTGGTGGCGAGGCCCGTGATCTCCTGAGGCTCAGCGTAGACCTTGACCTGGCCGTAGTGCCCACTGCCTGCGCTCACCATGTCGCCCGCCATCACATGGTTGGTGACCGCGTTGCCGCCCTCCGGAATGCGCAGGCCCAGGCTGTGGGCGCCGTAGGCATTGAAGGTTTCACCTTTGAGGTCGAAATGGTGGGCGGTGACCTGGGCCAGGGTGCCGCCGAGGGAATGGCCGGTGACAGTGACGGGGGGTGGATGACCGTTGAAGTCTGAAGCTTGCGAGTTGGCCAAATGCAAGGCTTTTCTGGTTAGCTCGATTGCATCGGGCACTTGCAGATTTGATCGATTGAAGACCATGCCACCATCCGCCAGCAGTCCATCCTTGAGGGCTTCTCGGTCGAACTCTGTGCCTCGATGCGCAACGATGATCTCGCCAGTATCTACCCGCTGGTAGATCGTGCCTTGGTAGCCGGTACGCGGGTTATCAGCGTGATCAAGTATTTTGTATCGGTGTTGCCCTATAGGCACTGGCTCTCCACCAACAGGGGTTGGCGCTCGATCTGCGTAAGAATCTTTCGCCAGGTCAGCATAGCCTTGGCTACCCGTTGTCATGGATTGATCTTTCTTGGCACAAGCTTCATAGAGAAAACCTGACCTTGCAACGCCGCCCCAAACTTGCTTGGATCCTCCCACCCGAAGGCGGCCCTTGAAGACTTGGATATTTCATTCGCATCCTCAACTACTTTGGTTCCGTACAACTCTTTGCGGTAGTACATCGACTGGGGTTCGCCAAACGATAGGTGCTGTAGATCTATGTGGGCATTGAACGCGGTTTCATCAGATGCGCCAGTTGGTGTCCCTCCGGCGCCTACTCCGGAAAGCGCCCACTTGCAGACCCCGTTGCCGTAATAGTCTTCATCCAGCATGGCATCAAGGTACACAGTGGCCACATAGCTGCCGTCAGCTTGTTTCTTGAAGGGCAGTTCAATCACCTTCTCCGGCTCGCCACGGACACCGGCGAAATCGTTGACGACGTAGCTGCAACCCTTGGCCTGATACATCGCGCTCCAGCTCACTTGTTTGAACGGCCCCGGCGCATTCTCGATCGTCAGTGTGACCTCGTAGCCCTCTTTGGGCGCCGGGTTCAAGCGGTACAGCTCTTTCTGTGCAGATTTGTCATTCTTGGCGTCAGATTTGGCAGCGCTGGAACTGGTGGTGGTGGAATCATTCATGGGAGCAGGTTTCGAACCGGTGGGTTGACAGGCTGAGAGCCCAAACGCCAGCATGAGGCCAAGCCCCAGGCATTTCTTTGAGCCTGACAACGGGAAACGTATGCGATGCATGGTGATGGCTGGTGGGTTCATTCTCGGTTGCCGGTTATCTTGCTTTTTGGCGTGAATTGGTGGGTGGGCGACAGCGTTGAAAACCAATTATTCTTACACAAAACTACCATCAAAATTGAGTGGAAAATGGATAATCCACAACTCAAGTTCTGCCTGTATCCAACTCAATTCTTAGATGCCTACCAAGACTTAGTTCACTCCTATCCAATCAGCAATTAGAGTCTATGAATCAAGGGAAAAAGGCAAGACCTACCCAAAAATCAACTTCCGGTAATCATCCAACAACACCTAGAGGGAAAAGGCATTGGCTTGCATCAAGGCTTGCTGGCCTTGGACTTCGAACTGAGCCCGCTGGAGTTGACCGGCGGATTTTGTGTCTTGACCCGAAGGAATATCTCGGGCCAAGTGAATCACTTTAACAATCTGCTCTCTTCGCGCTGCAATGTTTTTTAGCAACGCCTGACTTTGAACAAGGGTTTGCAGCCGTAAGTTGCGAAGCCTCATACAAGCAGCCCAGTGCTGCGGTGCGCTTTTTTCCGCCCACAATCTGCTTCCGTGCCAACATATTTAAGCTTCTCAGCATCGGCTAATTGAGGCAAATTGGAAGCGGCATGGAATTCGGTATCAAGGCTCTTCAGCGTCACAGATTTATCGGCATCGCCAAAATTAATGTCGCCTTCCGAAGTTCGACTCCCCTGATATTGTGGATATGTGGTGCCCTGCCCATAATCTGAAAAATTATCTGATTTATTAATTAAGTCTAGTACCTCTTTTTTCTTCGTCATCATAGACTGCCCACTGTGCTTGAGCCTGAATGGAGTAGATTGACAAGTATGCAAGCATGGCAATCTGCAAAAATTTTGCCTTCATACTTCCCACGCCCTATTTGCACTTGGATTAGATCCGATTTTTAGTGATGCCGATGCAATTAGCAAATTTCCGGTACGAAATTCTACACGTAGTACTACGTTACCAACAACCCACCGAAGCAATGAGGGGGCTCTCACATCATTTGCAGAGAACCCAACTAGTGCCTCAACATCTGTCCAATCCATGCCTCGTTCCAATTTATCGTAAGCAGCTATCAGCTTGGCTTCTTGGCCCGAGTTGCCGTCATCACCGCTGCCGCCATCGCTACCCCCCCCACAAGCCGTCAACACCATGGCCGCAGCCCCGCCCAGCACCACATGGCCCATGAGCCGACGGCGACTCAACAAGTTTGAGGTTTTTGGCGTAAACGGGGTCTTCATGGGTTTTTTCCTTCCTGGAATGGCGTTGAAGCAGATAGAGAGAAAACAGGGGCAAAGCCGAGGTACCGAAAGAAGGACTCGTACATGGCAAAAAATGCACAGCACTACTACTACCGACCTACCTATGGCGACACCGAGAGCATACTAAATTTTGCGACCAAAAGACTTACTTATAATCACATTCGAATGATAAAGAATGAGAATTTGTAAGCTGTAAACAGGCAAAGAGAGGATGCGCAGCAACTATTGACCTAAATTGAACTCCTGGAGTAGACGCGGAGCGAGGTGCGGTAGCCTGCGGATCAATGATGCTTACGGACCGGCGTTCCAACGGATACCTGACGCCGGCCTTTGAACGCAAAGGCATGCGAGGGAAGCAAGGGTAAGCGGGCGACAAACACGCTTGCGGCAAGCTTTCAAACCGCTCGAGCCATCAAGGGCTCGTGCGCGCGGGTTTGCTGAACTTCTGACTGCGAAACGCGCCTTGTCGCTAGCTGATCTTGCTGTTGCTGCTGATCGAGCTGCCCCAAACGCTCCAGCGAATCGGTCATGGGCTGGTTGGCGGCCTGACGGGCGTCGAGCACGCCGTCTTTGAGCATGGCGCCGTCGAGTTGGCCGTAGCGGATTTGTCCGTCGGCCACCCGAAACAGGTTGATGTCGCTCATGCCCTGCCCTCTGGCGCTGGCAGCGATGGCGTGGGCGGTGTTGCTTAAGCCCGTGTTCCACGGCAGGCCGTGTTGTTCTGCCACCTGGCGCACGTGGCGTTCGCTGGTTTCAAGCAGGCTTTGGGAGATGGGCGAGAGTGGTGAGGCAGAGGAAGCCCCGTTCGGCCCTTCGGGGGAAGGGGCTGCGCGGTCGACCGTGGTGCCGCTGTGCCAGGCTCGGTCTTCTGCTGTGGGTTTGGCGGGGTATTGGGAACTGTGGCCCTGTTCCACATTGGGCTTGATGGCGCGGGTGTGGTCGCTTTCTTTGAGCTCCGGGGTTTCGGGCGCTTTGACCGATGGGAGTTTGACAGGATCGGCTTTGGATTGGCCGTTGACAAATTCTTGGCGGGTGACGTCGAAATCAGCATACCCATATCTTTCCCCGCCTGTGCCAGCTGCTTTTTCGCCTTTGTAAGTCGTTTTGGACTCGACACTGTCCCCGTTGTAGACAGTTCGAGTCAGTTTCACCGCCTCTTGGTCATACCAGACCATTATTCTCCGCCCATCAATATTTCCTTCCGCCGTAAATACGCTGGATTCATTGTGGTCGCGTTGCGGTACCAAGATTCGGTGTGAATCGTCACGATCGAGCTCCGGGTAGGCGTTGTCCCGAGTTGAAGGATTGAGCGGATCGATATGGCGAGGCTTGATATGTTCATTGAACATCATCGCCACCTGGCTGTTGACGCCGCTGGTTGATAGCGCTTGCATGCCTGTGCTGGTGTAGGTGGCGCCTGCGTGAACCAGGCTGGGCAGACTCCATTGGGCACGCCCGCTCTCGCTGGCGTTCAAGGCCGGAAATTTGGGGTCGATACCCGCCAGATCGCGGTTCCATTCGCTGACCACGTCCACCGCTGGCCGGTAGCTGGTGTCGGCCTTGGCCACAAAGGCCTTGATAGCGGCATCGCGGTATTGGCCTTCGAGCCAGTTGGTGGGTTGGTAGCCCAGCATGTTTCCCAGCATTTCTTTGTCGGCTTGCCACAGCGCCAGGGTCCGTTCGGCCTTGCTCGTTGCGTCGTTGCCTTGGTATACCTTTTCGATGTAGGTGTAGTTGATGTCGTGGTCGCGGGTCACGTCGTCAAGAAATCCTATGGGACGCACTTGCCAGTCTTCTGCGGTGGGCAACTCTCCCACATGCAAGGATCTGCCCCCCGCATAATTGGGGCCAGCGTACATGCCAAAACGGGGTACAACGCCGCCGGAGCCTGTGGCTGTGGGGCGAGTGGTCTCGCTCATGGAATTTCCTCCCTATCGATCTATGAATCGCACATAAGACTCATGGTTTCAAGCTTTCAACATTGGGCCATTGCACCGCCTTGACTTCTTCGGATTTGATGTGCACCAATGAAAACACTGGCGCTGTCACCACTTGTTTTCGCAAGTCTTTGGCATCCTCAGTGGTTAGCCAATACGCTCGCCTCGGCCCTTGGCGCCCACTCATCATGGATTGAAGCCCGGACAACCCCGCCGCCCAAACTCCCGCCCGATCGATATCGGCGTCAGACACCTGAGATGGCTCGGGTGAAAAGAACGCCGCACGGGTTGCATACGGTGGAGTCGGGTCAACCAAACGCAGGTTCCCCGGGCCGGCCAAAATGCCTTGCACCGGATGCTCGGCATATACCCGGCCGAGTCCTTGGGCGACACGGTGAAAAGTGCGATCCACGGCTTTTCCCGTCTTGACGTTGTATTCCACATCCGTCATGCCGGCGCGCACAGCTTGCTGGTCCCTGGCCCAGAAACCATCGTCCAATGCCGTGAACCGAATTGCGCGCCCATCCAGCGAATACCGCGGCCCAGACAACGCGTTGAT
This region of Hydrogenophaga crassostreae genomic DNA includes:
- a CDS encoding alpha/beta hydrolase family protein, translated to MPIGQHRYKILDHADNPRTGYQGTIYQRVDTGEIIVAHRGTEFDREALKDGLLADGGMVFNRSNLQVPDAIELTRKALHLANSQASDFNGHPPPVTVTGHSLGGTLAQVTAHHFDLKGETFNAYGAHSLGLRIPEGGNAVTNHVMAGDMVSAGSGHYGQVKVYAEPQEITGLATKGFDNTTHWSDRLRGYSPVNFATGTTPHNTLGAAISLADSHKMHHFVNTNSAGKPDHSVLNDSAAIERAQTNATAIDEYRGNVRSTRGSLTAVSRNPVETVIDSVNFIRGPLPPGEPARLEELENKRHSSAPARAGAGTLSPTSHSLLEASERHVRQVAEQHGLPWNTGLDNTAHAIAASARGQGMSDINLFRVADGQIRYGQLDGAMLKDGVLNARHAANQPMADSLERLGQLDQQQQQDQLATRHVSQSEVQQTHAHEPLMARTV